A genomic window from Gossypium hirsutum isolate 1008001.06 chromosome D12, Gossypium_hirsutum_v2.1, whole genome shotgun sequence includes:
- the LOC121224175 gene encoding stress-associated endoplasmic reticulum protein 2 — translation MTTSRRLAERKVEKFQKNITKRGVVSETSTKKGKDYPVGPVLLGFFVFVVIGSSLFQIIRTAASGGFA, via the exons atg ACAACATCAAGGCGCCTTGCAGAAAGGAAGGTGGAGAAGTTCCAGAAGAACATAACAAAGAGAGGAGTTGTGTCTGAAACAAGCACAAAGAAAGGGAAGGACTATCCTGTGGGCCCTGTGCTGCTCGGGTTCTTCGTATTCGTTGTCATTGGATCAT CTCTCTTCCAGATTATCCGGACAGCTGCCAGTGGAGGTTTTGCATAA